Proteins found in one Legionella pneumophila subsp. pascullei genomic segment:
- a CDS encoding F0F1 ATP synthase subunit alpha, with protein sequence MNWSNTPSFLEKQRQRLERYQFQIKVSEQGRVVSVGDGIIWIKGLPGAAIDEILISEDECCIAMVFHLTEELVGAVMLVQTKKLKAGTPIFPLKRVLSIPVGDKLLGRVIDPLGHPLDGGEIPPHEEQGLLDRLSPPILHRDFVNRPLYTGNKMLDNLIPIGKGQRELLIGDNGLGKSALALDIVMNQKDKKVYCVYVLIGQKRSTVSSTIQLLKEANALDYTTVVVAQATALPGLLYLAPFAGCAIAEHWMKKGLDALVIYDDLSAHANSYRELSLLLRRPPGREAFPADIFYLHSRLLERSTCLSPALGGGSMTALPIIETKEGEMATYIPTNLISITDGQIFFDESLFSSGFLPAIDITKSVSRVGGKAQHPQIKKESGRMKLDYLQFLDLELFTRFGAKLDAKMQKQIQKGRVLREILKQERFSPLPIEFQLAWLIAYNEGFFDELNLEDIPKMLKKIEEEIKQSTLSLGSPREQWKKAIKEWLMA encoded by the coding sequence ATGAATTGGTCTAACACCCCTTCTTTTCTTGAGAAGCAACGACAACGCCTTGAGCGCTATCAATTTCAAATCAAGGTATCCGAACAAGGGCGGGTGGTTTCTGTTGGAGATGGGATTATCTGGATTAAGGGCTTACCAGGGGCTGCCATCGATGAAATTCTTATTTCAGAGGATGAGTGCTGTATCGCGATGGTGTTCCACCTCACCGAAGAGCTGGTTGGCGCTGTGATGCTGGTACAAACCAAAAAATTAAAGGCAGGCACCCCTATTTTTCCTCTGAAACGCGTATTGAGTATTCCTGTAGGTGATAAACTGCTTGGGCGAGTGATTGATCCTCTAGGCCATCCATTAGACGGCGGTGAGATTCCGCCCCATGAAGAACAAGGATTACTGGATAGGCTGTCCCCACCTATTCTTCACCGTGACTTTGTGAATCGACCATTGTACACAGGAAATAAGATGCTTGATAATCTAATTCCCATTGGAAAAGGACAAAGGGAGTTACTGATTGGGGATAATGGGCTTGGTAAAAGTGCTTTGGCCCTTGACATTGTGATGAATCAAAAAGATAAAAAAGTGTATTGTGTCTATGTGTTGATTGGCCAAAAACGTTCCACGGTAAGCTCTACCATTCAATTATTAAAAGAAGCCAATGCATTGGACTATACGACTGTTGTAGTAGCCCAAGCGACGGCCTTACCAGGATTACTTTATCTGGCTCCTTTTGCAGGGTGCGCCATTGCCGAACACTGGATGAAAAAGGGCTTAGATGCCCTGGTGATCTATGATGATTTGAGTGCTCATGCCAATAGTTATCGTGAACTGTCCCTTTTACTGCGTAGACCTCCTGGACGTGAGGCATTTCCTGCGGACATTTTTTATCTGCATTCCCGTTTATTAGAACGCTCCACCTGTCTTTCCCCTGCTCTGGGCGGCGGTAGTATGACGGCGTTGCCTATTATCGAAACCAAAGAAGGTGAAATGGCCACTTATATTCCAACGAATCTCATCTCCATCACTGATGGGCAAATCTTTTTTGATGAATCCTTATTCTCTTCTGGATTTCTTCCCGCCATTGATATCACCAAATCGGTCTCACGAGTCGGTGGTAAAGCGCAGCATCCGCAAATTAAAAAAGAATCCGGTCGAATGAAACTGGATTACCTGCAATTTCTTGATTTGGAACTGTTCACCCGCTTTGGGGCGAAACTGGATGCCAAAATGCAAAAGCAGATTCAAAAAGGGCGAGTTTTAAGAGAAATTCTAAAACAAGAACGTTTTTCACCACTACCCATTGAATTTCAACTCGCATGGCTTATTGCTTACAATGAGGGTTTCTTTGACGAATTGAATTTAGAAGACATCCCCAAAATGCTCAAAAAAATAGAGGAAGAAATAAAACAAAGCACTTTATCCTTGGGAAGCCCACGAGAACAATGGAAAAAAGCGATAAAAGAATGGCTAATGGCATAG
- a CDS encoding F0F1 ATP synthase subunit epsilon has product MELFTIHLKSATQYEKIDKVISFVGEDASGQFGILAHHSRMMTCLKFGLAWFRDENQETEYLALPGAVVYFIDNQLHIATRHYVRHQEYQAIQRVLEEELHWEENNLLRTKESVHRLDEEMLKRLWELNRQNSYGI; this is encoded by the coding sequence ATGGAGCTTTTTACTATCCATCTTAAGAGTGCCACACAATATGAAAAAATCGATAAGGTCATCAGTTTTGTGGGTGAGGATGCTTCTGGGCAATTTGGGATTTTAGCTCATCATAGCCGCATGATGACGTGCTTAAAATTCGGCTTGGCCTGGTTTCGTGATGAGAATCAAGAGACGGAGTACTTAGCCTTACCAGGTGCCGTGGTTTATTTCATTGACAATCAATTGCATATTGCGACAAGACATTATGTGCGACATCAAGAATACCAAGCCATACAAAGGGTCCTGGAGGAAGAATTACATTGGGAAGAAAACAACCTATTGCGCACTAAAGAAAGCGTGCATCGTTTGGATGAAGAAATGTTAAAGCGTTTATGGGAATTAAACCGGCAGAACAGCTATGGAATTTAA
- a CDS encoding DUF2933 domain-containing protein, which yields MSPAFGHHPKSPKPQKEKGFWSSPSGLMAIIIIGIIGYYLIVEHGAHIASFLGASPLVLLVLLCPLMHLFMHRGHGGHGENHHHKSDDEDNDSSENKD from the coding sequence ATGTCGCCTGCATTTGGGCACCACCCGAAATCACCAAAACCACAAAAAGAGAAGGGCTTCTGGAGTTCTCCTTCCGGTCTAATGGCCATCATCATTATTGGGATTATTGGCTATTACTTGATTGTAGAGCATGGTGCTCACATAGCAAGCTTTTTAGGCGCTTCACCATTGGTGCTGTTAGTCTTACTCTGTCCATTGATGCATCTTTTTATGCATAGAGGACATGGGGGGCATGGAGAGAATCATCACCATAAATCGGATGACGAGGACAACGATTCTTCTGAGAATAAGGACTAA
- a CDS encoding F0F1 ATP synthase subunit gamma, whose product MTKRTKLKEHVHTLEEIGHIMTAMKNLSFIELGKITQCLSMQDNVIKTIREVSHDFLSFYPMPPMNQQENPPLVSILIGSERGFCGSFNDNVLHQLDAHNEQHSEWEPALVLVGHKLALKMANDSRVMATIDGPNAIEEIPAVISNVLHTLERALLQRNKTWHSWQWTVLFNEEEHNQIQVKTWQPFKELDISPAPPFSVPPVLNGSKDQFFADLVEHYLLAMCYAIFYQSFFAENHQRLFHLNQALDRLENKKNALNHRLNLMRQEEITEEIQNILQSAQAIIGHEFT is encoded by the coding sequence ATGACGAAACGAACCAAACTCAAAGAACATGTTCATACTTTAGAAGAAATTGGCCACATTATGACGGCCATGAAAAATCTTTCTTTCATTGAACTGGGCAAAATCACTCAATGTCTTTCCATGCAGGACAACGTCATTAAAACCATTCGTGAGGTGAGCCATGATTTTTTAAGTTTCTATCCCATGCCCCCCATGAATCAACAAGAAAATCCTCCCTTAGTTTCTATTCTTATTGGCTCAGAACGCGGCTTTTGTGGTTCTTTTAATGATAATGTACTTCATCAGTTAGACGCGCACAACGAGCAACATTCTGAATGGGAACCAGCACTCGTTCTTGTAGGGCATAAACTAGCATTAAAAATGGCTAATGATTCTCGTGTCATGGCAACAATCGATGGACCCAATGCCATTGAAGAAATCCCAGCCGTGATTTCAAACGTGTTACACACGTTAGAAAGAGCCTTATTGCAAAGAAATAAGACATGGCACTCTTGGCAATGGACTGTTCTCTTCAATGAGGAAGAGCACAATCAAATTCAAGTAAAAACCTGGCAGCCCTTTAAAGAGTTGGATATAAGTCCTGCGCCTCCTTTTTCTGTGCCACCTGTTTTGAATGGTTCCAAAGACCAGTTTTTCGCTGACTTGGTGGAGCATTATTTACTGGCCATGTGTTATGCGATTTTTTATCAATCGTTTTTTGCGGAGAATCATCAAAGACTGTTTCATTTAAACCAGGCATTAGATCGGTTAGAAAATAAAAAAAATGCATTAAACCATCGTCTTAATTTAATGCGCCAAGAAGAAATTACGGAAGAAATTCAGAATATTTTGCAAAGCGCCCAAGCGATTATTGGTCATGAGTTCACATAG
- a CDS encoding heavy metal translocating P-type ATPase → MTAPLTLTTFFVAGLDCQAEEQLIRRQLQAIPEVEKMDFNFIAEEVTVHHRLPTIEPIQQQIEALGMSVRAKQSTPSDKVQEKLKFDASWQILALSGLLALCSEIAAYLLATEQSLWAIIPALLAIILSGPPTFKKGWLALRTKAMNINSLMLIAITGAIFIGDWPEAAMVTVLFALAERIERYSLDKARLAIRSLMQIVPDVAQVKTANGQWQTLLVEEVPLGAVFRVKPGERIPLDGEVVSGQSTVNQAPITGESMPVSKQIGDSVFAGSLNEHGAFEAKVSKASGDTLLAKIGKAIEQAQAERAPTQRFVDEFARYYTPIMVLIAVLVALIPPFVLGYSFYDWIYKALTLLVIACPCALVISTPVTVVSGLAASAKHGLLIKGGSYLETGYRLQLIALDKTGTLTEGKPVVTDFITYDKSQTNEHLLLLAASLDSHSEHPVAHALVAYWQQEHPDKSLLSVERFSALPGRGVKGAIQGELYYVGNHQLAEDNKVCCLEVEQELKRLEEEGKTTVILSNSTTALAIFAVADTLRANSREAIESLHRQRIKTAMLTGDNALTAQAIAKQVGIDEIQANILPTEKMQAINKLLEQYQAVGMVGDGINDAPALAKATISFAMGKGTDTALETADVVLMNDNLAMLPLYIDLSRKTVRILWQNISLSLVIKTVFFILALGGMATLWMAVFADMGASLIVVMNGLRLLNSNKTKNH, encoded by the coding sequence ATGACAGCTCCGCTCACCTTAACCACTTTTTTTGTTGCAGGACTTGATTGTCAGGCTGAAGAACAATTAATCAGGCGGCAATTGCAAGCTATCCCTGAAGTGGAAAAGATGGATTTTAATTTTATTGCTGAAGAAGTAACGGTTCATCATCGATTACCCACCATTGAACCTATACAACAGCAGATAGAAGCCTTAGGGATGAGCGTGCGCGCCAAACAAAGCACCCCTAGCGACAAGGTTCAGGAAAAACTTAAATTTGATGCCTCTTGGCAGATTCTTGCATTATCAGGTCTATTGGCTCTTTGCTCCGAAATAGCAGCTTATCTTTTGGCAACAGAGCAATCTCTATGGGCCATTATTCCTGCCTTACTGGCCATTATTCTCAGTGGACCTCCTACTTTTAAAAAAGGTTGGCTTGCTTTGCGCACAAAAGCCATGAACATTAACAGTCTAATGCTCATTGCCATAACAGGGGCTATCTTTATCGGTGATTGGCCTGAGGCGGCTATGGTTACTGTTTTGTTTGCATTGGCGGAACGAATAGAGCGTTATTCCTTAGACAAAGCACGTCTGGCTATTCGAAGCTTGATGCAGATTGTTCCTGATGTGGCTCAAGTGAAAACAGCTAATGGTCAATGGCAAACTTTACTGGTCGAGGAAGTGCCACTGGGTGCTGTTTTTAGAGTTAAGCCTGGTGAGCGTATTCCATTGGATGGTGAGGTGGTTTCAGGTCAAAGTACAGTCAACCAAGCTCCTATTACCGGGGAATCCATGCCAGTGAGTAAGCAGATAGGTGATTCTGTTTTTGCCGGCTCTTTAAATGAGCATGGGGCTTTTGAAGCGAAGGTGAGCAAAGCGTCAGGCGATACGCTGCTCGCTAAAATTGGTAAAGCGATTGAACAGGCGCAAGCTGAGCGGGCCCCAACGCAACGATTTGTTGACGAATTTGCAAGATACTATACGCCTATTATGGTATTGATTGCTGTTCTTGTCGCTTTAATTCCTCCTTTCGTGTTGGGATATTCTTTTTATGATTGGATCTATAAGGCGTTGACTTTATTAGTTATTGCCTGTCCTTGTGCCCTGGTCATTTCAACACCAGTAACAGTGGTGAGTGGCTTGGCTGCCTCTGCCAAACATGGGCTTCTCATCAAAGGAGGAAGCTATTTAGAGACGGGTTATCGCTTACAGTTAATTGCACTGGATAAAACTGGTACCTTAACAGAGGGCAAACCGGTGGTAACCGATTTTATTACTTATGATAAAAGTCAAACCAATGAACACTTGTTGTTGCTTGCTGCAAGTCTTGACAGCCACTCCGAGCACCCCGTAGCTCATGCCCTAGTGGCATATTGGCAGCAAGAGCATCCTGATAAATCATTGCTTTCAGTGGAACGGTTTTCAGCGCTTCCTGGGCGAGGCGTGAAAGGTGCCATCCAGGGGGAATTGTATTATGTAGGCAATCATCAATTAGCAGAAGACAACAAAGTCTGTTGTTTAGAGGTTGAGCAAGAATTGAAACGACTGGAAGAAGAAGGAAAAACTACTGTTATATTAAGCAATAGCACTACGGCCTTGGCTATTTTTGCAGTGGCAGATACGCTTCGAGCCAACAGTCGAGAGGCGATTGAATCATTGCATCGACAAAGGATAAAAACGGCGATGTTAACAGGTGATAATGCTCTAACCGCTCAAGCCATTGCCAAACAAGTCGGCATTGATGAAATCCAAGCTAATATATTACCAACAGAAAAAATGCAGGCTATCAATAAACTCTTAGAACAATATCAGGCTGTGGGCATGGTGGGAGATGGCATTAATGATGCACCTGCTTTAGCGAAAGCCACTATTAGCTTTGCGATGGGTAAGGGAACAGATACCGCTTTAGAGACAGCGGATGTGGTATTAATGAATGATAATTTAGCCATGCTTCCTCTGTACATTGACTTAAGCCGGAAGACAGTGCGAATTTTATGGCAAAACATTAGTCTATCCTTGGTTATTAAAACGGTGTTTTTTATTTTAGCACTTGGAGGAATGGCTACCCTTTGGATGGCGGTTTTTGCTGACATGGGGGCTAGTTTGATTGTGGTTATGAATGGGCTACGATTGTTGAATTCAAATAAAACGAAGAATCATTAA
- a CDS encoding F0F1 ATP synthase subunit A codes for MGGLPITQSVLTTWFIMISLFIMAWSTTYKCSLLQPSTYQLIWEGVLSTMYDAIKEVLPDHVELIFPFVATLWIFILVSNLIGVIPGFYSPTADLSVTASLAIMTFLSVHWFGIRAEGWREYLKHYIKPTPFLLPFHLISEISRTLALAVRLFGNIMSLQLTALIVLMIAGFLVPIPILILHIIEAIIQAYIFGMLALIYIAGGIQAHELKSQGESL; via the coding sequence ATCGGTGGATTACCCATCACACAAAGTGTCTTAACCACGTGGTTCATTATGATCTCCTTATTCATCATGGCATGGAGTACCACTTACAAATGCTCTCTCCTACAGCCAAGCACGTACCAACTCATTTGGGAGGGTGTTTTGAGCACCATGTACGATGCGATAAAAGAAGTATTGCCTGACCACGTTGAGCTGATATTTCCTTTTGTAGCCACCTTGTGGATTTTTATCCTTGTTTCCAATTTAATTGGTGTTATTCCGGGATTTTATTCACCAACGGCGGATTTATCGGTGACGGCATCCCTTGCGATAATGACTTTTTTATCGGTACACTGGTTTGGAATTCGTGCCGAGGGGTGGCGAGAGTATTTGAAACATTATATTAAGCCAACTCCTTTTTTATTGCCTTTTCATTTAATCAGCGAAATCTCTCGAACCTTAGCATTGGCCGTCCGCTTGTTTGGTAATATCATGAGCTTGCAATTAACCGCCCTGATTGTCCTCATGATTGCCGGATTTTTAGTCCCTATTCCAATACTCATTTTACATATTATTGAAGCCATCATCCAAGCGTATATTTTTGGCATGCTGGCCTTAATTTACATTGCTGGGGGCATTCAAGCCCATGAGCTTAAAAGCCAAGGAGAATCGTTATGA
- a CDS encoding AtpZ/AtpI family protein: MEFKNSNKELEQQVKRNVRKINKAKKGKSTLLAQTVYLGTLGFVFVLPIIAGAYLGVWLDEKIKGYSMSWTINLILLGVIIGAINVYLLIKD; the protein is encoded by the coding sequence ATGGAATTTAAAAATTCAAACAAGGAACTGGAACAACAAGTGAAACGAAACGTCCGCAAAATCAATAAAGCTAAAAAAGGAAAATCAACGTTATTAGCCCAAACAGTTTACCTGGGTACTTTAGGCTTTGTTTTTGTGTTACCCATCATTGCAGGAGCCTATCTCGGGGTTTGGCTCGATGAGAAAATAAAAGGGTATTCCATGAGTTGGACCATCAATTTAATCCTCCTTGGGGTGATTATTGGCGCCATTAACGTGTATCTTTTAATTAAGGACTAA
- a CDS encoding methyltransferase family protein, whose translation MEHTSYAYGLWLLVIVNSAIFILFAYSFTTTFKTRRDWRAFGAFSAFVIAYFTEMYGFPLTIYLLSGWLSKYYPGMDLYGHDSGHLLHTLLGLKGDPHFDVFHILSFVFIIGGLWMIASAWGTLYRAQKAHQLATSGLYAKIRHPQYDGFILVMIGFLLQWPTILTLIMFPILVYMYVRLARREEKEVLAEFGEEYKHYAAVTPGFIPRISKQQDSKGGAP comes from the coding sequence ATGGAACATACTTCTTATGCCTATGGTTTGTGGTTATTAGTCATTGTCAATTCGGCGATTTTCATTTTGTTTGCATACAGTTTTACCACCACGTTTAAAACAAGGCGAGATTGGCGCGCCTTTGGTGCATTTTCTGCGTTTGTTATCGCTTATTTTACCGAAATGTATGGTTTTCCTTTAACCATTTATTTGCTGTCAGGATGGCTTTCTAAATATTATCCTGGAATGGATTTATATGGTCATGACAGTGGCCATTTACTCCATACCTTGCTTGGCTTGAAAGGTGATCCCCATTTTGATGTCTTTCATATCTTAAGTTTTGTCTTCATTATCGGCGGTCTTTGGATGATTGCATCAGCCTGGGGTACTCTTTATCGTGCTCAAAAGGCGCATCAACTTGCAACCAGTGGGCTGTACGCCAAAATTCGTCATCCGCAATACGATGGGTTTATTCTGGTGATGATTGGTTTTTTATTGCAATGGCCAACCATTCTGACCTTAATCATGTTTCCTATATTAGTTTATATGTATGTTCGTCTCGCGCGTAGGGAAGAAAAAGAGGTTTTGGCGGAGTTTGGTGAGGAATATAAACACTATGCTGCAGTTACTCCTGGGTTTATACCTCGTATTAGTAAACAACAAGACAGCAAAGGAGGTGCACCATGA
- a CDS encoding F0F1 ATP synthase subunit delta: MELSWTTFSLELINFLILIWILKRFLYAPIQKTILERKKRVQEQLETAQTLHRQATQLQTTYEHRLADWQQEKATLQNEWHEAMERWKSEERLQFEKQLHQEKEQIFSHEMQKAAAIIENNAKEAFLLAGKFAEQLLMPFADAHLEEKIIKKTIEELHHIPTEQWQWLHTVPEEETVSIQTAYPIQEHQKQDLLQVIEQLSPKKITVSFTENPKLLAGLTLQMGPMCLQANLRDELKFFIETKNELV; encoded by the coding sequence ATGGAACTCTCTTGGACCACTTTTTCATTAGAACTCATTAATTTTCTTATTCTCATTTGGATTTTGAAACGCTTTCTTTATGCGCCCATACAAAAAACCATATTAGAACGAAAAAAAAGAGTGCAAGAACAATTAGAGACTGCACAAACACTGCACAGGCAAGCAACGCAATTGCAAACAACCTATGAACATCGTCTTGCCGATTGGCAACAAGAGAAAGCGACCCTACAAAACGAGTGGCATGAGGCGATGGAACGATGGAAATCAGAAGAAAGACTCCAGTTTGAAAAACAATTGCATCAAGAAAAAGAGCAGATTTTTTCCCATGAAATGCAAAAAGCCGCAGCCATCATTGAAAACAATGCCAAGGAAGCATTTCTTTTGGCTGGGAAATTTGCTGAACAATTGTTAATGCCTTTTGCGGATGCCCATCTTGAAGAGAAAATCATCAAAAAAACCATTGAGGAGCTCCATCATATTCCGACAGAACAATGGCAATGGCTCCATACTGTGCCTGAAGAAGAAACCGTTTCAATACAAACGGCCTACCCCATCCAAGAACATCAGAAACAGGATCTCTTGCAAGTTATTGAACAATTGTCACCTAAAAAAATTACAGTCTCTTTTACGGAAAATCCAAAGCTTCTCGCGGGATTAACCCTTCAAATGGGCCCCATGTGCTTGCAAGCCAATCTTCGTGATGAATTAAAATTCTTTATAGAGACAAAAAATGAATTGGTCTAA
- a CDS encoding tyrosine-type recombinase/integrase, with protein MKPPKKVKNSERRAREYLTPAEVDKLIASAKQLGRHGLRDSTMILIAYRHELRVSELISLRWSQIDLKQGLLHVIRKKNGIPASHPLFGPEIRALRQLKRDYPETDYVFMTERKAPITADTFRKIIARAGEKAELGLATYPHMLRHSTGFKLANDGRDTRSIQHYLGHKNIQHTVRYTEIASVKFKEFWDD; from the coding sequence ATGAAACCGCCTAAAAAAGTAAAAAATAGTGAGCGCAGAGCACGAGAATACCTTACTCCAGCTGAGGTGGATAAGCTTATTGCGTCTGCAAAGCAATTGGGGCGGCATGGCTTACGTGACTCTACAATGATTTTAATTGCCTATCGACATGAACTACGCGTATCTGAATTGATCTCATTACGTTGGTCTCAAATAGATTTAAAACAAGGTCTACTTCATGTGATTCGCAAAAAAAATGGAATCCCAGCCAGTCACCCTCTTTTTGGCCCAGAGATTCGGGCTCTGCGTCAATTAAAACGCGATTACCCAGAAACCGATTATGTTTTTATGACGGAGCGTAAAGCACCTATTACTGCAGATACTTTTAGAAAAATTATCGCAAGAGCAGGAGAAAAAGCAGAACTTGGCTTGGCGACATACCCTCATATGCTTCGCCACTCAACAGGCTTCAAACTAGCTAATGACGGTCGGGATACTCGCAGTATTCAACATTATTTGGGTCATAAAAATATTCAACATACCGTAAGGTACACAGAAATTGCTTCCGTAAAATTTAAAGAATTTTGGGATGATTAA
- a CDS encoding F0F1 ATP synthase subunit C has product MNDISWFSLASTVIAAIAIAIGTIGPALAMGRAISHALDALARQPEAEKSITRTLFIGLAMIESLAIYCLVIVLIILFRNPLLSYFVTQQG; this is encoded by the coding sequence ATGAATGACATAAGTTGGTTTAGTTTAGCGTCAACCGTTATTGCAGCAATAGCCATTGCCATAGGAACTATAGGGCCGGCTCTAGCCATGGGGCGCGCGATTAGTCACGCCTTAGATGCTTTGGCAAGGCAACCTGAAGCCGAAAAATCCATCACCAGAACCTTATTTATTGGTTTGGCCATGATCGAATCGTTAGCCATTTATTGTTTGGTGATTGTTTTGATTATCCTCTTTAGAAATCCATTATTGTCTTATTTTGTAACGCAACAGGGATAA
- a CDS encoding ArsR/SmtB family transcription factor, producing MLTQDQIIKLSDILHLMGEVNRLKLLIECLKGPKSVSDLAEQLQLSVPLTSHHLSLLRSARLLMANREGKHIYYSIYDAHVRCILEDMLKHFTEETEN from the coding sequence ATGTTAACTCAAGACCAGATTATCAAGTTAAGTGACATTTTGCATTTAATGGGCGAAGTCAATCGCCTTAAACTTCTTATTGAGTGCTTAAAAGGGCCGAAATCGGTTTCGGATCTGGCAGAGCAATTGCAGCTCTCTGTCCCTTTAACCAGCCATCATTTGAGTCTGTTGCGCTCGGCACGGCTCTTGATGGCTAATCGCGAAGGCAAACACATTTATTACAGTATTTATGATGCGCATGTACGCTGTATTTTAGAGGACATGCTTAAACATTTTACTGAAGAGACGGAGAATTAA
- a CDS encoding FAD-binding oxidoreductase, whose product MLFQYIKKFFLFLWVQAVSISFLLAMASVSFAQLTAQDHAAHHQGEKEGEGMSGMMKNIGTPSKELYPSLMSLPTLSPEKRLAIQQKAHQRITSGMALMKGGLNELLLASNNNDYAKMQEALEKLREGIAQYESALAALRALSEGKNPSDIALQWFKREMNLLPSSPQAESVLGGPFFHLTIIALFGLFFLVMIWMYFFKMRRAAALLDRLTKQNAAVSSQTPPQFSKAPEPTPSLTSVEPIKSSQVSKVPSETAPTMPPTCPAHKCPVPQFPVMRSLTEPEEKWEGQLRVCRIFQEAPGIKTYHLASTHEVALPFTYYPGQFITLTALINGKTIRRSYTMASTPTQLHYCAITVKREEQGLFSRYLHDEIKEGDLLEVMGPNGKFTFTGEEAKSIVLICGGVGITPMMSIIRYLTDIGWHNDIYLLYCCRTTSEFLFREELEQLQERYLNLHVYASMLRSEGTIWMGLQGLFTKNIISHLVPDIASHRIHVCGPPAMMEAILGSLKELKVPADLILTEAFGPEKKPEIAQEDLVTIKAETRAMISFRKSEKMVPILPDCTLLEIAEANGIAIDNACRTGQCGLCKVTLLSGEVTMACEDALSKEDKQQGLILACQAKATQNIEVDA is encoded by the coding sequence ATGCTGTTTCAATACATTAAAAAGTTTTTCCTATTTCTATGGGTTCAAGCAGTATCTATTTCTTTCCTGTTGGCGATGGCTTCTGTTTCCTTTGCTCAACTCACAGCACAAGACCATGCTGCCCATCATCAAGGAGAAAAAGAAGGCGAGGGAATGAGTGGTATGATGAAAAATATAGGGACTCCCTCTAAGGAACTTTACCCCTCTTTAATGAGTTTACCCACATTATCCCCCGAAAAACGCCTTGCAATTCAACAAAAGGCACATCAACGCATCACATCCGGCATGGCGCTCATGAAAGGTGGACTTAACGAGCTTTTGTTGGCATCCAACAATAACGATTACGCTAAAATGCAAGAAGCTTTAGAGAAATTACGGGAAGGGATTGCGCAATATGAGAGTGCACTGGCCGCACTTCGCGCACTGTCTGAAGGAAAAAATCCAAGCGACATCGCCTTGCAGTGGTTTAAACGAGAAATGAATCTTCTTCCAAGTAGTCCGCAAGCCGAGAGTGTCTTAGGTGGGCCTTTTTTTCATTTAACGATTATCGCTCTATTTGGTCTGTTTTTTTTGGTCATGATTTGGATGTATTTTTTCAAAATGAGAAGAGCTGCTGCTCTGCTCGATCGCTTAACCAAACAAAATGCGGCTGTATCTTCGCAGACACCACCCCAATTCTCAAAAGCACCTGAACCAACCCCTTCCTTAACATCAGTAGAGCCCATTAAATCCTCTCAAGTTTCTAAAGTGCCATCAGAAACTGCCCCAACTATGCCTCCTACCTGCCCCGCTCATAAATGTCCAGTCCCGCAATTTCCGGTCATGAGATCACTCACCGAACCGGAAGAGAAATGGGAAGGACAACTTCGTGTTTGCCGTATCTTTCAAGAAGCACCAGGAATCAAAACATATCATTTGGCATCAACCCATGAGGTGGCTTTGCCATTTACCTATTATCCTGGCCAGTTCATTACGCTCACCGCCTTAATTAATGGTAAAACGATAAGACGCAGTTACACCATGGCCTCCACCCCAACCCAATTGCATTATTGCGCCATTACGGTCAAGCGGGAAGAACAAGGCTTGTTTTCCCGTTATTTGCATGACGAAATTAAGGAAGGGGATTTACTGGAGGTGATGGGGCCTAATGGTAAATTTACTTTTACTGGTGAAGAGGCAAAGAGCATCGTATTGATTTGTGGCGGGGTTGGTATTACCCCGATGATGAGTATCATCCGCTACCTCACCGATATTGGATGGCACAATGACATTTATTTGCTGTACTGTTGCCGCACGACCAGTGAGTTTCTCTTTCGCGAAGAATTAGAGCAACTTCAAGAAAGATACCTCAATCTCCATGTGTATGCGTCGATGCTGCGTTCAGAGGGAACCATTTGGATGGGGTTACAAGGCCTATTTACCAAGAATATTATCAGCCATCTTGTCCCTGATATTGCCTCACATCGTATCCACGTTTGCGGTCCTCCTGCGATGATGGAAGCCATCCTTGGTAGCTTAAAAGAGCTTAAAGTGCCCGCTGATTTGATTCTAACAGAAGCATTTGGACCAGAAAAGAAACCAGAAATAGCTCAAGAAGACTTAGTCACCATCAAAGCCGAAACCCGTGCGATGATTTCTTTTCGGAAATCTGAAAAAATGGTTCCAATTCTGCCGGACTGTACCCTTCTTGAAATCGCTGAAGCCAATGGGATTGCTATTGATAATGCGTGCCGAACCGGGCAATGCGGGTTATGTAAAGTGACCTTGCTGTCAGGGGAAGTGACCATGGCTTGTGAAGATGCGCTTTCAAAGGAAGACAAACAACAGGGGCTTATCTTAGCCTGTCAGGCCAAAGCGACTCAAAACATTGAGGTGGATGCTTAA